A stretch of DNA from Cryptomeria japonica chromosome 4, Sugi_1.0, whole genome shotgun sequence:
ggatcaacaagtttgacatcaatgaaatcaaaaactcatatttgcaacaGTACATGCAAGAAATTGAATGTAGTAAAACCTACAAGTTAGCAAtacaatataataaaatattgctTTCAAATTTATAATTACTCAGTCTTAATCCATTAATCACTATAATTTATGCTCCTTCCTTATCACTATTCTAATTGTATTGTGTATTTGATTATGATAattaatgatcaatcctaattcaTGACTCAAtcatatgaaacacaaaattaaatattatatctttGAACATTTATAACATGGTTGTactttttattttatattacttAATTGAATCTAATAATGACTCTAAAAATTCATCCAACACGACAGTAGATTTTGGAAAGTCAAATACTCTAAACCTTAGAGTAGATAAACTTGATGATGATGGTTTTAAGATTTAGAATTATAGTACaatttaatgttcaattaggtttaaggttaGTGTTCAATTTGTGTTATTTTTTATAAGTGTACTTGAGTGCAATTGAGGTTTGGGTTTAGAGTTAACCTTCAATTTGGCTTAGTCTTAGGGTTCAATTTTTTCTAGTATTAGGTTTAAGGTTTAATCTACTTTCAAATTTATGTTGGATTGAattatattagtttaaaaataTGTAATGAGGACATATTAATTAGAAATGAAATCACTTGATAAGACACTAATTAGGGTtgtcatttaattaaaaaatcattacAATAGGGTTAATATAAGACTCAATTCAAGAAATAGGACATTAAAGTTGAATTTGATTGAGCATTAAAGTTAGGTTTCAATCCGATTTAATGtgtaatttggtttagggttaaggttaggcttcaatttggttcaACGTTTGATTTGGTTTTTAAGGTGATTATTTCTATAGTTTCAATAGGACTCTCTATGACCTAAAGATTCGGGTTTAATTTGATTTAGGGTTTGGGCTCAATTGATTAACTTCTTTCCAGACACATGTCCTCCAGCATGTCGCCTTGGAATTGCCCTCGTCGCATATGTCTTCTAAAATTATATTCTTGACTATTACACCATGCCAGTCTGAATCGATAATCCTACTAAAATCCACCCATGTATTGTTACGATTCAACACAATCAAATCTTCATGTTGTTTGACTCCCCAATTTATAAGGAAATCTACAGCCATATTAGATTCTCAATAAATATGCTTGACTGAGAAGTTATCCATCTTATTCGTCATTGGGGTGATTATATTGGTTGTTTTCTTTATTTTGCAATTACAAACATTCCTAGTTTTAATTCAGGAGTCACTTTCAATGTCAATGGTTTTTTTCTTCAACAACTTTAAACCTTCATACAATTTTCTAGCTCAGTGTTTCAACTTCAATCTTTCATTGAGAGGTCATACACATACACACGTACATATCCTTCAAAAATTCATTGGATAtgatcattaaaaaaattatagaaattaGAAAATGATGCTTGATCTATTACATAAGGAGTGCATTTCCCAATTTACTATTCTGTAGCAAGAATCCACTTCTCACTCTCACTTCTATGAGAATTGGTACATTTAACATACATATCTTAATTACACATGTTTCAATTAAAGAAATGTAAACATCATAAAGATAATCATTAATAATATTTGAAAAGATAAGAGAAACATACAATACATTTCAATTGATAAAATGAACTTCATAAAATcaaacatattaaaaaatatattaaacatCTATAATTCTTAGATTTGACTTCACCAATCACCAgccattctttaaaaaaaataatccaTGACATGACACTCGATTACAAGAATTTATGAAAAATATTTGTTAtaattattacatcacaaatagtATTTCGAAAACAGGATCATCCTACAAATTAGTCCTTATTTTGCTGAACACTATAAAACATACACAACGTGATTTAGAAAAAGAACGAGTCACACAAACAAAAATCACTTATAGCAACAGAGCATAAAGATTTTGATGTCTCAATGCACTTATTTTGAATCAGTTTGATATAAAGTACAAGTCAAACGAACTAAAAGTATGTGCATGTAAAATATAAGttaatattggattctttgaagacCCCATGGAGTGTCTTTGTGGCCCAGGGCTACCATTGACTGTACGAATGAATCCAATATAAAGTAACGGACATAGAATTTATGTTCCTTGAACATGTACAGTTTTCCGCTGAAAGAAAATAACCAGATCGCTACAGGAAGAATGAAGACCATAAGCCATACAAGTATTGCAAGCCATAGACACTTGGGTGCCACAACCAAATGAATTGCTGCACCAAATGTGAATGCAAGTGATACCAAAGCTATCCATAATGCGTTAAAACTGAAGCCTGTAAGCAAGGGATCTTCTGTTCCGTTGCCCACAAGTGCATAGAAGAGGAGAACGGCTGATGCGATAGAGAAACACAATGCCAAAGTGTCAGATATCACAAACACTTTGAAGATTTTAGCATGAATCAGTGCGGGAGTTGGGTCTTGAGATTGAAGGCCTCCTGGCAGAGTAAAAGCAACTGTGAAAGCTACCGTTGCAATTAGCACTGCATTTATTGATATAATTTCAGTTTTCCactttgatttttcaaaaatagaTGGAAGATGTTTTGTTTCTTCATCTTTGAACACCATCTTTCGAGTCGCGCCACATCTGAGGAGATAGTTTCTAATCTGCAGCAACATCTGTTACTTTCAATTTCACATCTTGCACTaagttaaaataataaaaaataattttctgCTACTAGATAAAAATTTTAAGAGCTTATGATTTGGATAGACCACTCACCCCAATAAATAGCTGTGGATCTTCCTCTATCTTTTGTATGGCAAAGTCTAAGGCCGTATGTCCCTCCTTGTCAGCACAGTCAACCAAGTCCTTTTCCATGACGGAGGAAATTATAGTTTTGAGACTATATCCAACCCTgtaaaatatttttgatgcattcATCACAGCCAGATGAAGAGCATTTTGGCCATCATTGTCTACCATTTCGATGCAAAGATTGTTGTGTTGTAATATCCTTTCCACTAAATATGCATTTCCTTCTTTCGCTGCTATATGAAGTGCTGTTTGCCCATTTTTGTCCACTTTGCAACATAACTCTCCATCATTTTTCAAGAGTATTGCTCCAATCTGActaatcttcttcaatttcatatgTGAAACTGGAAGTAATGCTGGAATTAATGCAGCTATGTGGAGTGCTGTTCGACCATGCTCATCTGCAATTTTAACAATTCCAGGTCTCTGCAAAAGTTTTTCAGTTACATCTGCATATTTGGAAAAGTTAGTGACATGATAAAACTAACATTTTCTACCTTAAAAATATAaacctaaaaattgtcaaaaaaaaattaaaactccaGTGAAAAACTCCAATTAGTTGGAGTTTCTCAGGTTTAACAGTTAGGTATATCGATATTTCTCATCACACTCTTAAATCGTTCATCAAGCTCCGAAACAAAACTAAcagaattaaaatattttttaaatcattaaaataattaaaattaatacaTTTGAAGttcatattattaaaatttaaaaaattattttgaaaagatatataaacttttatttatttttttaagataAAAGGATTGATGGATAtctattttgttaaatttatttACTAACCTTGTTTACAATTGACACATTTAAAACCATTTAACTTTACCATCGTTGCAGATCATAGGAAGAAAGAGTGGAAAGGGGATTCTAGACAAAAACCTAAAAGTTAATCTATATAAATGATGTTTCATTAGCACAATGCTTAAAATATGGTACAATGCAGGCAAAGAGAAAGGGCAAGATACCTTTTTGTTGTCTAAAGACGGCACGATGAAGAGGTGTTTGGCCATTGGTTCTGGTGTAGCCCTCATCAGGCATAAAATTCAACAATTTACTAACAATGGTAGTATGCCCTTCCTTCGTGGCCTTGAAAAGAGCAGTTTCACCATGGCAATTCTTAACCTGCACCAAACTATAGTCTTCCTTCAATAGAAGGTCCACCATACTCTCATGTCCTCCCCGTGTTGCATCGTGAAGGGCCATGTTTCCCTCTTTATTAACATGTCTAATAATTAATTCCCATGACGAAGTCCACAAGGCCAACCCACTTCACTATTTCTTTGAATATTTCAACTAACTTTTGATGGCAATTGTGCTAACAATAGAATTACATGAACTTTCAAATGATAGAACAAGAGgaaataatgataggaagtttagGTAATAAATAGAGATTAGTCAAACCAACAATCTTACATTAATTGTGATAGGAAATAGAATTTGGGTTTCATACAAAACATAAAAACAATGCATAGAATTAATATCAACTCTGCACTACTCATAATGATTTCTAACACATTACAAAATTTCTTCGATCCCCTATAGGACTGGTCTACAATGGTTACATCACACTTCAAAACATTCAAACATCGCCTTGACCTTTCTTCCTGCACACCCGATGGACCTGTCTCTCATATTCCCTTGTCAAGCATCTCTTTTTTGTCCAATCCCCTATTGTACTTTGACAAAAAACCTCTGAAAACCAAGCAGTCCCCCTTATGTAGGTCAAGTAGTTAATTAATAATTGGTTAACTACCAACCTTCACCTTGCAACAGTCAATCAACTTAGCTACTATCGGTTAGTTTGTCTTCTTGTCTCTATTGTGGCAAGAAGTCTGTAATTTACAAATAGTGACAATAATTTTATTAGAAAATCTGTAACTACTACACACATGTGATAGTAAGTTTAAAACATACCAAAATAAGGGGTACAAAGCCTTCTTATTCAACCAAAACAAAACTAAAGAAGCAAACCGAAATAGAGAGAAGAAATACTGaagaaaagagagggaggaagatgCCTTGCATCAGATTCCCTAGGTAGAAAAGAAATCTTGAGCTCCTACTCATGAGATCTGCAATAGTATAACCCAACTTAGTGATATCTGGTTCAAGAAGAATCCTCCAAAGGGTGATATTGCCACTTGACCAAATACTTGAAATATTCTCATGTCCAGGTCTTCTTTAATAATTTTCTATCAAGAATGCATTCTATTGTCAGAGGAATGGATGTGGTTCCCTATTGCACCTGGATGAAAGGTGACTCAACCTCTTTGACATCTTCATCCCCATCTCCTTTTTAAGGATATAGGTCTACCACATTAAAGATAGGAGAGATGCCCAAATTTGAAGGTAGAGCTATTTCATATGCATTGGCAAAAAAAATCTGAGAGCTTTACAAGGACCAACTTTATTCATTTTGAGTTTGTTATATACACCAATAGGAAACCTCTCTTTTCTAAGGTGATCCAAGAAAAGGTCTCCAACCTAAAAAACGAAGTTCCCTTCGCTTCTTATCAGCGTGTTGCTTGTACTAATGATTGTGCCCTTCAATATTCATCTTCACCTCTTCATGGAGATCATGGATGACTTTGGCAAAGTCTTCTCCCATAGCACTATGATTTTCCATATTACCAAGGTCTCTTAATTAAAATACCCCTCTTGGATTCAAACCATATACAACATAGAATGGATTAAATCCAATTCTCCTATTAGGAGAATTATTATATGTAAATTCAGCCTATGCCAAAGTGAGATCCTAATTTCCTGGTGTGTTTCTAGCAATGCACCTTAGTATGTTACCAAGACTCCTATTGACAAACTCTGACTAACCATGCATTTGGGAGTGGTAAGAAGAACTGAAACTTAGATTTGTGCCCAATTTCTTCTAtagggtcctccaaaaatgacccacaaatTTAGTCTCCCTATCAGATATTATACATTTTGAAATTTCATGTAATCTTACTACTTCTTTAAAGaataaatttataatgttaatggcatcactagttttcttacaaggtatgaaatgcacCATTTTTTAAAATCTAACCACTACAACAAAAATGGAATCATCTTTgagtacgaggaaaacccaacgcAAATTCCATACTCACTGAGTCCCAAGGCCGAGTTGGAactggtaatggttgatataatCTAGTATTTTAGCTCCCGCCCTTAGCATGTTGACAAATTATACACCTTtctacatatctcttaacatctacTTGCATCTTAGGTCAATAGTAATGAGTGCTTGACTACAAATAAATTTTGTCCTATCCAAAGTGACCAGCAAGATTGCCACAATGTTTCGCCTTCAACAAATTATCTCTCATGGAACCTCTAGGGATGCATAACCAGTTTCCTTTGAGcaacaaaccctcttgtatcatatagtCCACCCATGGTTGTTAATTCCTACAAATAGGATCTCTACAAGCTTCAAATGCTTCTCTAAAATCTACATCCTCTACATACAAATCCTTTAAGGTTTCAAAACCCACAAGTtattagtttgcatttcatttaataattttttttctaatcaAATCATCAATAACCTTATTCATTTGTCCACTTTTATGCTTCAATACAAAGTTAAAGCTTTAGAgatactctacccatttcacatgtctttgattcaacttgtgTTGGTTGTTTGTAAATTGTAAAGCATGATTATCTGTATAGACAATTAACTCCTCAGGGAGTAAATAATCTTCCAAAAGGAACTTAGCCTTCGACTTTTCTTCCTACACACCTGATCGACCTATCTCCCATATTCCCTTGTCTGGATTCTCTTTTTTATTTGGTCCTCTATTGTACTTTGACAACAACCCCCCAAAAACCAAGCAGTCCCTCTTATGTAGGTCGAGCAGTCGTTTGATATCTAATTAGCTACGAACCTTCACCTTGCAACAGTCGGTCAACTTAGCTACTGTCGATCTATTTCTCTTCCTACCTTTGTTGTGGAAAGAAGTCTATAGGTTAAGCATAGTGACAATAACTTTATTACAAAATGTGCAActgctacacacatgcaagaaTAAGTTTAAAACATACCAAAATAGGAGGCACAAAGCGTGCTTattcaacaaaaataaaactaAAGAAGCAAACCAAAATAGAGAGATAAATACTGAAGAAAGGAGAGGGAGTGAGATGCCCTTGCATCAACTTTGTGATGAAGCCCACATGGCCATTAGAGGTAGCTATGTGCAATATCGTGTTGTTCTGAGGGCTAACCCCTTGAAGAATTTGATTGTTGAATATTATTTAGTATTTCCTCCACTTTCatagttttatttttttagttttatttggaATGATTATGCAATAAAAATTGTTTTAGTTTTTTGCTTTATTTCCAATAATATGATTTATAATATTTAGACATATCTAAGACCTCTATATAATGAGGCTATTCTACTTCAATGTCATTAGTCTGATCCTTGATCAGTTGATCAAGAACCTCTTGTAATCTCTTGAAACAATAGAATATTATTTGTGctccaattttatatttctttcatttgGTATTAGAGAAAATTTGAGAAAGTGTTTTTGGGTTCatgaatttgaagaagaaagagaatGTGGGTTGAAGAACTAGTTAGAGGACTAAAGAAATTACTAAATCTAGCCATAGCTGAAGACAAGAGAAGCAATCCATAGGAAGCCACCAAAGGAGATTGATAAAGATCACAAatattttttgcaatatttttctTGTTAGGTAAGCCACCCAAGTtgaaagggtgaaatatttttgaaGCCAAAATTGTAAAGCCTACATTCAATGTGGAAGCCACCTCCTCAAAGAGGTGAAGTCGATCCTCAAAAGAGGCCATAATAGCCAAAGATATCTAGCATAATCTACCAAGTTTAAAACTACCTCTAAAAAGGTGAAGCCCTTTATTTATAAGGTTTTTCAAGGAGAAAAAAATAAAGCTATCACTACCAAGGTTGAAATAAAAGGAAGACTACAGATAATAAAAAGGTTGATATGTACAAAGGTGATCACAAATATTGTAAAAATCACAGAATttattcaaatccaccaacataaAGTTGTGTGAGGAATTTATATCGTAGCCTTAGAAAAGTCCATagttttttgtgaaaatatttaAAGACCTCTATAGAAAGAGAGATAGAATGCACACCTAAAGGAGTAATAACCAGGTAAAATGGAATAAAAAGGAAATCACCTCATCGTGGTAGAAGAGAAGCCAACACAAGTCAGAACAAGAAATGAAATCAGCCATAGAATATATGAAGAGAAGATCTGAAGATCATATATCATTATTTTTATGTTAAAGCCATTAGTGGCTGAAattaaaggggagattgttggaatattatTTAGTAATTCCTCCTAGTTGTAGTTTTATGCATTTAATTTTTTAGCCTTATTTAGATTGACTATGTTGTAAAAActattttagtttttttctttatttCCAATAATACATGTTTTTCACTATTTGGATGTATCTAAGACCTCTATATAATGATATTCTTGTAATTCATTCTTGATAATTAGTTTGATCCTTGATTAGTTGATCAATAAGCTCTTCTAATCTATTCAATAAATAGAATAGCTTATTTGTGGGATATTCTACTACAACTAAAGCATATAGATTCTATAATCGTGACAC
This window harbors:
- the LOC131875307 gene encoding ankyrin repeat-containing protein ITN1-like, with product MALHDATRGGHESMVDLLLKEDYSLVQVKNCHGETALFKATKEGHTTIVSKLLNFMPDEGYTRTNGQTPLHRAVFRQQKDVTEKLLQRPGIVKIADEHGRTALHIAALIPALLPVSHMKLKKISQIGAILLKNDGELCCKVDKNGQTALHIAAKEGNAYLVERILQHNNLCIEMVDNDGQNALHLAVMNASKIFYRVGYSLKTIISSVMEKDLVDCADKEGHTALDFAIQKIEEDPQLFIGIRNYLLRCGATRKMVFKDEETKHLPSIFEKSKWKTEIISINAVLIATVAFTVAFTLPGGLQSQDPTPALIHAKIFKVFVISDTLALCFSIASAVLLFYALVGNGTEDPLLTGFSFNALWIALVSLAFTFGAAIHLVVAPKCLWLAILVWLMVFILPVAIWLFSFSGKLYMFKEHKFYVRYFILDSFVQSMVALGHKDTPWGLQRIQY